The genomic interval CCACGGCGGTATCGGGCCTGGGCGGTGCAGTGCGCCCGACGCCATCGCCCGACGGTACGATGATCGCCTTCGTCCGGCGCGAGAACACGCAGTCGCAGCTGCATGTAAAGGACATCGCCACCGGCGTGACACGCATGATCTACGCCGATCTCGACAAGGACGTGCAGGAGACATGGGCCGTCACCGGCGTCTATCCCAACATGGACTGGACGCCCGACAGCCGTTCGATCGTGTTCTGGGCCGGCGGCAAGATCCGCCGGATCGACGCGGACGGTTCGAACATGCAGGTCATCCCGTTCGCGGTGGACGACACGCGCGGGATCCTGCCCGCGCCGCACCCGGTCATCCCGGTCGCGACCGACACCGTCGATGTCACCATGGCGCGCTTTGCCGAAGTTTCCCCCGACGGACGGACGGTGGTGTTCGAAAGCCTCGGCAAGCTCTACACCATGCCCGCGTCGGGCGGCACGATCCGTCCGCTGACGAACGACGAGGACGTGCGCGAACTCTATCCGAGCTGGTCGCGCGACGGACGACGGATCGTCTACGTCCGCTGGACCGATTCCGGCCTGGGCGAAATCCGTACCCTCGATGCCAGCGGCCGCAACGCCCGCACGGTCACGACCATGCCCGGCCATTACGCCCGTCCGCATTTCAGCCCCGACGGCCAGACCATCGTGTTCGAGAAATCGACCGGCGGATATCTGACCGCGGAATCCTACAGCGAGGATCCCGGCGTCTACCGGGTAGCCGCGTCGGGCGGCGATCCGGTGCTGGTCAGTCGCGACATGGCGCGCCCGCATTTCGGCGCATCCAACGATCGCATCTTCATGACCGGCAGCGAAGAGGGCGCGCAGACGCTCGTTTCCACCACGCTGAACGGCAACGATCCGCGCACGCACGCGAAAGGCGATCTCGTCACCAGCTATCACGTCTCGCCATCGGGCCGGTTCGTCGCCTTTACCGAGAATTACGACGCCTTCGTCATGCCGCTCATGCCCGGTGGACAGGCCGTGACGCTGTCGGCCGATGCGAAGAACCTCCCGGTGGTGGAGGTTTCGGACAGCGGGGCCGACTACGTCCACTGGTCCAATGATGGCGACCGGCTGCACTGGTCGCTCGGGCCGACGCTCTACACCGCCGCGCTGTCCGACCTGTTTGCCGACGCGCCGCCGGCGGAAGGCGAGGAGCGGACGGCCTACGTGCAGCCCGAAACGGGCGTTTCCATGCTCCGCCGCGTCCCCGCCGACCGGCACGAGGGGCGCGTGGCGATCACCGGCGCGCGGATCATCACCATGGCGAGCGAGGATGGCGGGATCATAGAGAACGGCACGATCCTGGTGAATGGCGACGTCATCGCCGCCATCGGCCCCGCCGCCTCCGTTGCCGTACCCGCCGGGACGCCGACCATCGACGCGGCGGGTCGCACGATCATCCCCGGCCTGGTCGACGCCCATGCCCACGGCTCCTACTCGGACGACGAGCTCGTGCCGCAGCAGAACTGGAACCTGACGGTCGCGCTGGCGCTCGGCACCACGACGATCCACGATCCCAGCAGCGACACCTCGTTTTTCGTCGCCGAGGACATGCAGCGCACCGGCATGATCGTCGCCCCGCGCATGTTCAGCACGGGCCGCATCATCTACGGCGCGCGCAACCCCTACGCCTATGCGCAGATCGACACGATCGAGGACGCGCTCGATCACGTCCGCCGTCTGCGCGCCGAAGGGGCACCCAGCGTCAAGAACTACAACCAGCCGCGCCGCGACCAGCGGCAGATGGTGGTGGAGGCCGCCCGGCGCGAGAACATGCTGGTGGTGGCAGAGGGCGGATCGCTGTTCGGCATGGACATGAACCTGATTGCGGATGGCAATTCCACGCTCGAACACAACGTGCCCGTCATGACCATGTACGAGGACGTGCTGCAATTCTTCGGCCAGTCCAACACCAACAACACGCCTACCCTCGTGGTCGGCTATGGCGGGCTGGCGGGCGATCCGTACTGGCGGCAGGCGACCGACGTGTTCGAACAGCCGCTGCTGCGGGCGCACATGCCGCCGGCGACCCTGCGCGCGGAAACGGCCCGGCGCACCACCGCGCCCGAAGGCGACTTCATCGACGACGACGTCGCACGCGAAGCGAAGAAGCTGGCGGATCGCGGCGTGCTCGTTTCCATCGGCGCGCACGGCCAGCAGCCGGGCATCGCCGCCCACTGGGAGATCTGGTCGTTCGTGCGCGGCGGGATGACCCCGATGGAGGCGTTGCAGGCCGCGACCATCGTGCCCGCCCGCTCGCTCGGCATGGATCGCGAGATCGGCAGCCTCGAGGTCGGCAAGCTCGCCGATCTCGTCATCATCGATGGCGATCCGCTCGACAACATCCGCAACACCGAACGGGTGGAGACGGTGATGGTCGGCGGCCGCGCCTACGATTCGGCGACCATGAACGAGGTGGTGACGGGGGATGGCGAGCGCGCGCCGTACTGGTGGGAACGGCGCGAAACGCTCTGAGCGCAAGACAGTCCGGACCGGGCGGGACCGAACCCGCCTCCGGCCCGTTGGATAGCCGAGAGAGACGCCTCATGCCCGGCCGCCGCGCTGATGGGCACGGGCCGCGAGAGAGTAACCAGCAGGAGCACATCGCATCATGCGAACCATCGACCACGTCATCGCCGGCGGGACCGGCAGCCAGTCCGCCCGTACGCACAAGGTATGGAACCCCTCGACGGGCGAGGTGCAGGCCGAGGTCGCGCTGGGCGATGCGGCGCTGCTCGACAGGGCGGTAGAGGCGGCGAAGGCGGTCCAGCCGGAATGGGCGGCGACCAATCCGCAAAAGCGCGCGCGGGTCATGTTCCGCTACAAGGAACTGCTCGAAGCCAACATGCAGGAACTCGCCGAACTGCTCAGCTCCGAACACGGCAAGGTGATCGACGACGCCAAAGGCGACGTGCAGCGCGGGCTGGAAGTGATCGAATATGCGTGCGGAATCCCGCAGGTCGGCAAGGGCGAATATACCGCCGGGGCGGGCACGGGCATCGACGTCTATTCGATGCGCCAGCCGCTCGGCATCGGGGCGGGCATCACCCCGTTCAACTTCCCCGCGATGATCCCGATGTGGATGTTCGGCATGGCGATCGCGGCGGGCAACGCCTTCATCCTGAAACCGTCGGAACGCGATCCGTCGGTGCCGGTGCGCCTCACCGAACTGTTCCTGGAAGCCGGCGCGCCGGAGGGGCTGCTGCAATGCGTCCACGGGGACAAGGAGATGGTCGATGCAATCCTCGATCATCCCGATATCGCCGGGGTCAGCTTCGTCGGTTCGTCCGACATCGCGCACTATGTCTACAAGCGCGGCGTCGCCGCGGGCAAGCGGGTGCAGGCGATGGGCGGGGCCAAGAACCACGGCATCGTGATGCCCGACGCCGATCTCGACATGGTGGTGAACGACCTCGCAGGCGCGGCCTTCGGCTCGGCGGGCGAGCGGTGCATGGCGCTGCCGGTGGTGGTGCCGGTGGGCGAGGATACGGCAGAGCGGCTGCGCGACAAGCTGATCCCCGCGATCAACGGTCTGCGGGTGGGCGTCTCGACCGACAAGGACGCGCATTACGGCCCGGTGGTCACCCCCGAGCACAAGAGCCGCATCGAGCAGTGGATCGACACCGCCGAAAAGGAAGGCGCCGAGATCGTGGTGGACGGCCGCGGCTTCTCGCTGCAGGGGCACGAGGACGGCTTCTTCGTCGGCCCGACCCTGATCGACCGCGTGACGCCCGACATGGACAGCTACAAGGAAGAGATCTTCGGACCGGTCCTCCAGATCGTGCGCGCCGCCGATTTCGAGGAGGCGGTGCGCCTGCCGAGCGAACACCAGTACGGCAACGGCGTCGCCATCTTCACCCGCAACGGCCATGCCGCGCGTGAATTCGCGCAGCGGGTGAACGTGGGCATGGTCGGCATCAACGTGCCGATCCCGGTTCCGGTCAGCTATCACACCTTCGGCGGCTGGAAGCGCAGCGCCTTCGGCGACACCAACCAGTACGGCACAGAGGGGCTGAAGTTCTGGACCAGGGTCAAGACCGTGACCCAGCGCTGGCCCGACGGCACCGCCGACGGCGACGACAAGAGCGCCTTCATGATTCCGACGCTTTGAGGGGGGCGGGCACATGAAAATCGCATTCATCGGCCTTGGCAACATGGGCGGCGGCATGGCCGCGAACCTGGCAAAAGCGGGGCACCAGGTGCGCGCGTTCGACCTGGCGGAAGACGCGCTTGCCACCGCGCGCGCCAAGGGCTGCGAAACCTTCGCGGATGCCGCCAGCGCGTGCGAGGGGGTGGAGGCGGTCGTCTCCATGCTGCCCAATGGCGACATCGTGAGCCAGGTCTATACCGACAGCGTCATCGGCCATGCGTCCGAGGGCGCGGTCCTCATGGATTGCTCGACCATCGACGTGGCCACCGCGCGCGACGTGATCGCGGCGGCAGAGCAGGCCGGCTATGACATGGTCGACGCGCCGGTTTCGGGCGGCATCGCCGCGGCGGAGGGCGGGACGCTCACCTTCATGGCCGGCGGCAGCACCGCCGCCTTCGAGCGCGCCAGACCGGTACTGGAAGACATGGGCAAGGCGGTGATCCACGCCGGTGATGCCGGCAACGGACAGGCCGCCAAGATCTGCAACAACATGCTTCTCGCCGTGCAGATGATAGGCACTGCGGAGGCGTTCAAGCTGGCCGAGAAACTGGGCCTCGATCCGCAGACCTTCTACGATATCTCCAGCGTATCCTCGGGCCAGTGCTGGTCGATGACGAGCTACTGCCCGGTCCCCGGCGTCGGCCCGAAATCGCCGGCGGATAACGATTACCAAGGGGGCTTCGCAACAGCGCTGATGCTGAAGGATCTTCGGCTGGCCATGGATGCCGCGGCGGGCGCGCACGTCAATCCACGCATCGGCGGCCGCGCCAAGGAGCTGTACGAGGCCTTCGATGCCGCGGGCCACGGCAGCCGCGACTTTTCCGCCATCATCACCGAATACGACTGAGGACGCGAACCCTTGGCCAGCAAAGCCGACCAGCAGGTCGACCTCGATACCTTCATCTCCGGCGTAGAGAAGCGCAACCCGGGTCAGGGCGAATTCGTCCAGGCGGTGCGCGAGGTATCCGCCGACATCTTCCCGTGGTTAGCCGAACGCGGCGAATACCACGACGCGCAGATCATGCGGCGGCTGGCCGAACCCGACCGCATCGTCTCCTTCCGCGTCTGCTGGCAGGACGATGAGGGCCGCGTCCGGGTGGAGCGCGGCTGGCGCGTGCAGAACAACAACGCCATCGGCCCCTACAAGGGCGGGCTGCGCTTCGACGAAAGCGTGACCGAGAGCGTCCTCAAGTTCCTGGCGTTCGAGCAGACCTTCAAGAACTCGCTCACCGGCCTGCCGCTGGGCGGTGGCAAGGGGGGATCGAACTTCAACCCGAAGGACAAGAGCGACGAAGAAATCATGCGTTTCTGCCAGTCTTTCATGACAGAGCTGTACCGCCATATCGGCCCGAACATGGATGTTCCGGCGGGTGACATGGGCGTGGGCTCACGCGAGATCGGTTACCTTTTCGGCCAGTACAAGCGCATCACCGGCCGCTGGGAAGGCGTGATGACGGGCAAGGCGATCGAATATGGCGGGTCGAAGATGCGACCCGAGGCGACCGGATACGGTGCGGTCGAATTCGCCTGCAACATGCTCCACCACCGGGACGACACGCTGGAGGGCAAGACGGTGCTCATTTCCGGCTCGGGCAATGTCGCGCTCCACGCTGCGGCCAAGGTCATCGCGAAAGGCGGCACGGTGCTCACGCTATCCGACAGTGACGGCTTCATTCACGAT from Aurantiacibacter spongiae carries:
- a CDS encoding amidohydrolase family protein: MIRKVAFLLSAGLFSVAAAAQQPQPEPGSAPDPVEETEATEDQNLRPDLPPPDPAPGQSVEDDATGAGVSAQEGEPDWDVNNPPGVPITQIPIRVDEGTWMDLDVSPDGGTIAFSLLGDIYTMPITGGTPTRIAQGLAWEVQPRFSPDGRRIAFTSDRGGGDNIWIMNADGSDMRQLTQEDFRLLNQPTWSPDGQFIAAKKHFTTGRSLGTGEVWLYHVSGGSGVALVERPNEQHQKELGEPIYSADGGSIYYTRNITPGPIFEYAQDSNTDLFHIERYDFETGETTTAVSGLGGAVRPTPSPDGTMIAFVRRENTQSQLHVKDIATGVTRMIYADLDKDVQETWAVTGVYPNMDWTPDSRSIVFWAGGKIRRIDADGSNMQVIPFAVDDTRGILPAPHPVIPVATDTVDVTMARFAEVSPDGRTVVFESLGKLYTMPASGGTIRPLTNDEDVRELYPSWSRDGRRIVYVRWTDSGLGEIRTLDASGRNARTVTTMPGHYARPHFSPDGQTIVFEKSTGGYLTAESYSEDPGVYRVAASGGDPVLVSRDMARPHFGASNDRIFMTGSEEGAQTLVSTTLNGNDPRTHAKGDLVTSYHVSPSGRFVAFTENYDAFVMPLMPGGQAVTLSADAKNLPVVEVSDSGADYVHWSNDGDRLHWSLGPTLYTAALSDLFADAPPAEGEERTAYVQPETGVSMLRRVPADRHEGRVAITGARIITMASEDGGIIENGTILVNGDVIAAIGPAASVAVPAGTPTIDAAGRTIIPGLVDAHAHGSYSDDELVPQQNWNLTVALALGTTTIHDPSSDTSFFVAEDMQRTGMIVAPRMFSTGRIIYGARNPYAYAQIDTIEDALDHVRRLRAEGAPSVKNYNQPRRDQRQMVVEAARRENMLVVAEGGSLFGMDMNLIADGNSTLEHNVPVMTMYEDVLQFFGQSNTNNTPTLVVGYGGLAGDPYWRQATDVFEQPLLRAHMPPATLRAETARRTTAPEGDFIDDDVAREAKKLADRGVLVSIGAHGQQPGIAAHWEIWSFVRGGMTPMEALQAATIVPARSLGMDREIGSLEVGKLADLVIIDGDPLDNIRNTERVETVMVGGRAYDSATMNEVVTGDGERAPYWWERRETL
- a CDS encoding CoA-acylating methylmalonate-semialdehyde dehydrogenase is translated as MRTIDHVIAGGTGSQSARTHKVWNPSTGEVQAEVALGDAALLDRAVEAAKAVQPEWAATNPQKRARVMFRYKELLEANMQELAELLSSEHGKVIDDAKGDVQRGLEVIEYACGIPQVGKGEYTAGAGTGIDVYSMRQPLGIGAGITPFNFPAMIPMWMFGMAIAAGNAFILKPSERDPSVPVRLTELFLEAGAPEGLLQCVHGDKEMVDAILDHPDIAGVSFVGSSDIAHYVYKRGVAAGKRVQAMGGAKNHGIVMPDADLDMVVNDLAGAAFGSAGERCMALPVVVPVGEDTAERLRDKLIPAINGLRVGVSTDKDAHYGPVVTPEHKSRIEQWIDTAEKEGAEIVVDGRGFSLQGHEDGFFVGPTLIDRVTPDMDSYKEEIFGPVLQIVRAADFEEAVRLPSEHQYGNGVAIFTRNGHAAREFAQRVNVGMVGINVPIPVPVSYHTFGGWKRSAFGDTNQYGTEGLKFWTRVKTVTQRWPDGTADGDDKSAFMIPTL
- the mmsB gene encoding 3-hydroxyisobutyrate dehydrogenase, coding for MKIAFIGLGNMGGGMAANLAKAGHQVRAFDLAEDALATARAKGCETFADAASACEGVEAVVSMLPNGDIVSQVYTDSVIGHASEGAVLMDCSTIDVATARDVIAAAEQAGYDMVDAPVSGGIAAAEGGTLTFMAGGSTAAFERARPVLEDMGKAVIHAGDAGNGQAAKICNNMLLAVQMIGTAEAFKLAEKLGLDPQTFYDISSVSSGQCWSMTSYCPVPGVGPKSPADNDYQGGFATALMLKDLRLAMDAAAGAHVNPRIGGRAKELYEAFDAAGHGSRDFSAIITEYD
- the gdhA gene encoding NADP-specific glutamate dehydrogenase, producing the protein MASKADQQVDLDTFISGVEKRNPGQGEFVQAVREVSADIFPWLAERGEYHDAQIMRRLAEPDRIVSFRVCWQDDEGRVRVERGWRVQNNNAIGPYKGGLRFDESVTESVLKFLAFEQTFKNSLTGLPLGGGKGGSNFNPKDKSDEEIMRFCQSFMTELYRHIGPNMDVPAGDMGVGSREIGYLFGQYKRITGRWEGVMTGKAIEYGGSKMRPEATGYGAVEFACNMLHHRDDTLEGKTVLISGSGNVALHAAAKVIAKGGTVLTLSDSDGFIHDPDGIDADKLDWIRDLKLERRGRIGEYADEYRGASFQECDTPWRVDADIAMPCATQNEIDGDAARALLGNGILAVVEGANMPATAQASRAFREAGILYAPGKAANAGGVAVSGLEMSQNAERISWENDKLDRMLADLMRDIHERCVEHGADGEGGVDYVKGANIAGFRKVADAMLAFGVV